Genomic window (Pseudanabaena sp. BC1403):
ACATTTGCTGATGACACAGTGCTCCGCGAAAATGCGATCGATCGCATCTATGACACCTACATTGACGAAGATGAATTGCGTGTTTGCGACATGACAATCGCTGAAATCGCTAACTCACTTCCTCCTCGTCCCTATTCTTCCCGTGAGTTCATTTATGAAATGGGCGCATATCTTGACAAGAATGCTAAAAATCGCCACTCCGTTGTGTTGGCAGCTTACGAGCATCAAGTTCCCATCTTCGTTCCTGCTTTCAGCGACTGTTCCGCAGGTTTTGGCTTAGTTCATCATCAGTGGTTCTCTCCTGAAGAGCATGTCAGCATCGACTCTGTACGCGACTTCCGCGAGTTGACTCAGTGCAAGTTGGCAAGTCCTCACACTGGTCTATTTATGATCGGTGGTGGTGTTCCTAAGAACTTTGCTCAAGATACAGTAGTTGCTGCTGAGTTGCTTGGATTTGAGGCGGCAATGCATAAGTATGCAGTTCAAATCACTGTTGCTGATGAACGTGATGGCGCTCTATCTGGTTCGACCTTGAAGGAAGCACATTCTTGGGGCAAGGTTGATATTGTCCAAGAGCAAATGGTTTACTCCGAAGCAACCGTGGCATTGCCTCTAATCGCTGGTTATGTCTATGGCAAAAAGAACTGGTGCGATCGCGCTCCTCGTCAATTGGCTCAAGTATTCAACAAGCCATCTATTGCTTTCAATAGTATTCCTGCACCTGTAGGCGTGTAGTAACATAAAGCAAAAGGGGGGACGCTAAGCGTCCCCCCTTTTGCTTTTTAAGCAAGAGGAATATAATGACTATTAAAGTTTTACACCTCTCCGATATTCATCTTGGCAGTACCACTCATGGCAAGGTTAATCCTCAAACAGGATTGAATACTCGTCTAGAAGACTTTGTAGCAGCATTGACGATCTGTATAGATCGCGCAATTAACGAGCCAGCCGATATCGTTCTATTTGGTGGTGATGCTTTTCCAGATGCTACGCCGCCGCCACTAGTGCAACAGGCTTTTGCCAAGCAATTTCGTCGCCTTGCGGATGCTGGGATTCCTACGGTGTTATTAGTGGGCAATCATGACCAACATTCACAGGGAGTTGGCGGAGCGAGTCTAGCAATTTATCGCAGTTTAGCCGTGCCAAACTTCACAGTGGGAGACACGATCGCAACACATCGAATTTCAACAGACGCAGGGGATATTCAGATTATTACTTTGCCTTGGATTACGCGATCGACTTTGTTGACTAAATCTGAGACAGAAGGCTTCTCCATGACTGAAGTAAGCCAGTTTTTGATCGATCGCTTGCAGGTAGTGATCGAAGGTGAAATCCGCCAACTCGATCCACAATTACCGACGATTATGCTCGCTCATGTGATGGTGGATACTGCTACCTATGGAGCAGAGAGATTTTTAGCGGCTGGCAAAGGTTTCACGATTCCACTTTCGATGCTAACTCGTGAAGCCTTTGATTATGTGGCGCTCGGTCATGTGCATCGTCATCAGATTCTAGCCACGCAACCGCTTGTAGTCTACCCAGGTAGTATTGAGAGAGTAGACTTTGGAGAAGAGAATGAAGCGAAAGGATATTGCTGGTTGGAAGTTGAGAAGGGGAATGTGAAGTTTGATTTTTGCCCAATTCCTACCCGTGCTTTTCGGACGATGGAAGTGGATGTGACCCAATCGGATGATCCACAGGCGAAGTTACTTAAAGCGATCGCCAAAGGGAAAATCGATCAAGCGATCGCTAGACTAATCTATAAGGTCAGAGCTGAGCAGTTAGCATTAATCGACGATCGCCTATTACATGAAGCAATGGCGATCGCTCATAACTATGCATTGATCCCTGAAGTTGTCAGTCAAAATCCGCGTAGTAGGATGCCAGAACTCAGCACTGCCGAGGCGCTCGATCCAATGACTGCTCTCAAGACCTATCTCAGTACTCGCGATGATTTAAAAGGGCTTGAGCCAGAAATGTTGACTGCGGCACAGGAATTACTCAGCGAAATTGGGTTGGATATGGATGCAGTTGATCTTGCCAATGATTCAGCTCAGCCCAGTCAATTGGTAATAAGTTTCAATTAGTTGAGTTTGCAGTGCTTCTCTAGAAACGTGACGCAATGCGGCAGCACGATCATAAATTTGATTGATACTAATATCAGTACGATCATCTGTTTCTAAGAGAAATTTACCATTTGGTATTGTAGCGATCGCTTGCAGAATAGGAGAGCGATCGCTTAAAATTGCGGCTCCAAAGGAGAAATAGAAATCATGCTTGAGCAGTTGTTGAAAGACTTCTTCTTTCTTATTGAAGCCATGAATAATCCAAGGAACCGTAGATTTAGTATCTTTCTTAAGAGCAATTAATTCTGAAAAAGCTCTGACACAATGAATTACAAGCGGTTTCTGTAATGATTCCGCAAGTTTTATATGTTTTTGAAAAATAGAAATT
Coding sequences:
- a CDS encoding TatD family hydrolase, which encodes MYKYLFIDFHTHSDRKSPDLINLQTLHVTPELQAEELPNICSLGLHPWFIQLETWESAWSNLVDLAKLSQVVAIGECGLDRNIDLPLETQISIFQKHIKLAESLQKPLVIHCVRAFSELIALKKDTKSTVPWIIHGFNKKEEVFQQLLKHDFYFSFGAAILSDRSPILQAIATIPNGKFLLETDDRTDISINQIYDRAAALRHVSREALQTQLIETYYQLTGLS
- a CDS encoding deoxyhypusine synthase, whose product is MKRELLKQTVEHIDIKAFDVVGLVDAMANTAFQGRNLGRAAHIYDDMIKDKDCAIILCLAGSLFSAGLKGIVYDLIANNMVDMIVSTGANIVDQDFFEALGFRHYVGDTFADDTVLRENAIDRIYDTYIDEDELRVCDMTIAEIANSLPPRPYSSREFIYEMGAYLDKNAKNRHSVVLAAYEHQVPIFVPAFSDCSAGFGLVHHQWFSPEEHVSIDSVRDFRELTQCKLASPHTGLFMIGGGVPKNFAQDTVVAAELLGFEAAMHKYAVQITVADERDGALSGSTLKEAHSWGKVDIVQEQMVYSEATVALPLIAGYVYGKKNWCDRAPRQLAQVFNKPSIAFNSIPAPVGV
- the sbcD gene encoding exonuclease subunit SbcD; translation: MTIKVLHLSDIHLGSTTHGKVNPQTGLNTRLEDFVAALTICIDRAINEPADIVLFGGDAFPDATPPPLVQQAFAKQFRRLADAGIPTVLLVGNHDQHSQGVGGASLAIYRSLAVPNFTVGDTIATHRISTDAGDIQIITLPWITRSTLLTKSETEGFSMTEVSQFLIDRLQVVIEGEIRQLDPQLPTIMLAHVMVDTATYGAERFLAAGKGFTIPLSMLTREAFDYVALGHVHRHQILATQPLVVYPGSIERVDFGEENEAKGYCWLEVEKGNVKFDFCPIPTRAFRTMEVDVTQSDDPQAKLLKAIAKGKIDQAIARLIYKVRAEQLALIDDRLLHEAMAIAHNYALIPEVVSQNPRSRMPELSTAEALDPMTALKTYLSTRDDLKGLEPEMLTAAQELLSEIGLDMDAVDLANDSAQPSQLVISFN